Proteins co-encoded in one Nicotiana sylvestris chromosome 7, ASM39365v2, whole genome shotgun sequence genomic window:
- the LOC104229801 gene encoding replication protein A 70 kDa DNA-binding subunit B-like: protein MEQRLSISEITPLTTEWTCKVQAVDKFRPRDSRDQRVHFQTIIVQDVNEEQICVILYGDDIRRCDNLFELFETYLISTAKVRNPQPYSLHISQFEWIVDRFTIVESIQNNNEKEVPLPPPSRLSMISFADVAQQPSGVEVDLLVVVENCGVMQYTADQSKRFQEAIVMDRMKKPLFFTIWEYLASNEGAELLRQVRQLQEYPIILAKRIGTTKYQGVTRFATRYNSTILINPLYVQATELQNWINENKQMLIEYTMKSSAESASSLNFVAVDDEILSVSAIATQTSTEALCAYNVKKHNSNWCNNKILCENMNYVISDV from the exons ATGGAACAAAGACTTAGTATTAGTGAAATTACACCACTAACTACAGAATGGACTTGCAAAGTCCAGGCTGTAGACAAATTTCGGCCACGAGATAGTAGAGATCAACGAGTTCATTTTCAGACAATAATTGTCCAGGATGTAAAC GAGGAACAAATTTGTGTGATACTTTATGGTGACGATATTAGAAGATGTGATAACTTGTTCGAACTTTTTGAGACATATCTGATTTCAACTGCCAAGGTTAGAAATCCGCAGCCTTATTCACTACATATAAGCCAATTTGAGTGGATCGTTGACAGATTTACTATTGTGGAGTCTATCCAAAATAATAATGAAAAGGAGGTACCGTTACCTCCTCCGTCAAGACTGAGTATGATTTCGTTCGCCGACGTTGCACAACAGCCTTCCGGTGTTGAAGTTG ATCTATTAGTTGTGGTGGAAAACTGTGGGGTAATGCAATACACTGCTGATCAGAGTAAGAGATTTCAAGAGGCCATAGTTATGGACAGAAT GAAGAAACCTCTCTTCTTCACTATATGGGAATACTTGGCAAGCAATGAAGGAGCTGAGTTACTGAGACAAGTGAGGCAACTACAAGAATATCCTATTATTCTCGCGAAGCGGATAGGTACCACAAAATATCAGGGTG TTACCCGTTTCGCAACAAGATACAACTCAACAATCTTAATCAATCCCCTATATGTGCAAGCAACTGAATTACAGAATTG GATAAATGAGAACAAACAAATGCTAATCGAATACACAATGAAGAGTTCAGCAGAGTCAGCTTCATCGCTTAATTTTGTAGCTGTTGACGATGAAATATTATCTGTTTCAGCTATTGCTACGCAAACCTCCACT GAAGCTCTCTGTGCTTACAATGTAAAGAAACATAACTCCAATTGGTGCAACAATAAgattctatgtgaaaatatgaattATGTTATCTCTGATGTCTAG